A single Synergistaceae bacterium DNA region contains:
- the rplT gene encoding 50S ribosomal protein L20: MPRVKGGSASDRKRKKLFAVTKGFWGRKKNVYRRAREAYLHSLSRAYIDRRRRKRDFRRLWITRINAASRSCGLSYSSFMNGLKKAGIVINRKMLSDLAVNDMAAFTQLTVRAKEALGK, from the coding sequence ATGCCCCGAGTCAAAGGCGGTAGCGCAAGCGATAGAAAAAGAAAGAAACTTTTCGCTGTAACAAAGGGTTTTTGGGGACGCAAGAAGAACGTCTACAGAAGAGCCAGAGAGGCCTATCTTCACTCCCTCTCCAGGGCGTACATAGATAGAAGGCGCAGAAAGAGAGATTTTCGCAGGCTGTGGATCACCAGGATTAACGCGGCCTCCAGATCCTGCGGGTTGTCATACAGCTCTTTCATGAACGGGCTGAAAAAGGCCGGAATCGTCATAAACCGGAAGATGCTATCCGATCTTGCGGTCAACGATATGGCGGCCTTCACCCAGCTGACCGTCAGAGCGAAGGAGGCCCTGGGCAAGTAA
- the pheS gene encoding phenylalanine--tRNA ligase subunit alpha has protein sequence MTPISAKLDTIEQEFMEQLSEADSSEAIQRVKVAFLGKKGTVTSFLKTLGSLPPDERPAAGQAVNTLRDRMDEMIERKRALLEGEEADAAERASFVDVTLPPRGRGAGGIHPVEQMTHDVVEILAGLGFSVALGPEIEEDFYNFEALNIPPSHPARDMQDTFYFPDGRLLRTHTSPVQVRSMLRHGAPIRIVCPGKVYRRDSDPTHSPMFNQLEGLLIDRDISVADMKGCLETLMAAIFSRPLKARYRASYFPFTEPSLELDIECVECSGSNPSCRICRGSGWLEVAGMGMVHPTVVRYGGIDPTVYNGFAWGIGLDRIAMLKYGLTDLRVLFEGDVPYLLSGRSF, from the coding sequence ATGACGCCCATTAGTGCAAAACTCGACACAATCGAGCAGGAATTCATGGAACAACTATCGGAGGCGGACTCCTCGGAGGCGATTCAGCGGGTCAAGGTCGCCTTTCTCGGAAAGAAGGGGACCGTCACCTCCTTCCTGAAAACCCTGGGCTCTCTGCCTCCAGATGAGCGTCCCGCGGCCGGACAGGCGGTGAACACCCTTCGCGACCGCATGGACGAGATGATCGAGAGGAAGAGGGCGTTGCTGGAGGGGGAGGAGGCGGATGCCGCCGAAAGGGCGTCCTTCGTCGACGTGACCCTTCCGCCGAGGGGCAGGGGTGCCGGAGGAATACATCCGGTCGAACAGATGACCCACGACGTGGTAGAGATCCTTGCCGGCCTCGGCTTCTCCGTGGCCCTCGGGCCGGAGATAGAGGAGGACTTCTACAACTTCGAGGCGCTGAACATCCCCCCGTCCCATCCGGCCAGGGATATGCAGGACACTTTCTACTTCCCCGACGGCAGGCTTCTTAGGACTCATACCTCTCCCGTCCAGGTGAGGTCCATGCTACGACACGGCGCCCCTATCAGGATAGTTTGCCCCGGAAAAGTCTATCGCCGCGACAGCGACCCGACCCACTCCCCCATGTTCAACCAGCTCGAAGGGCTGCTGATAGACAGGGACATATCGGTGGCGGACATGAAGGGATGCTTGGAGACCCTCATGGCCGCCATCTTCTCCCGTCCGTTGAAGGCCCGGTACAGGGCCAGCTACTTCCCCTTCACCGAGCCCTCCCTGGAGCTCGACATAGAGTGCGTCGAGTGCTCGGGCAGCAACCCGTCCTGCAGGATCTGCAGGGGTAGCGGATGGCTCGAGGTGGCCGGAATGGGAATGGTCCATCCAACCGTCGTGCGATACGGAGGGATAGACCCGACGGTCTACAACGGGTTCGCATGGGGTATCGGGCTCGACCGCATCGCCATGCTCAAGTACGGTCTTACAGACCTGCGTGTCCTTTTCGAAGGAGACGTGCCATATCTTCTCTCGGGGAGGAGCTTCTGA
- the rpmI gene encoding 50S ribosomal protein L35 → MAKHKTHSGAKKRFSYTGTGKLSYRRVGRGHNLTVKGTARKRKLRKTGYVDDADCKRLKKLLPFG, encoded by the coding sequence ATGGCTAAACATAAGACCCATTCGGGGGCGAAAAAGAGGTTTTCCTACACTGGGACCGGCAAACTTTCCTACAGAAGAGTGGGGAGAGGGCACAATCTCACGGTCAAGGGAACTGCGCGCAAGCGCAAGCTGCGCAAGACCGGCTATGTGGACGACGCGGATTGCAAGAGGCTTAAGAAGCTTCTGCCTTTTGGCTAA